One region of Mesobacillus boroniphilus genomic DNA includes:
- the fliG gene encoding flagellar motor switch protein FliG, whose protein sequence is MVRKDQKELTGKQKAAILLISLGPDVSASVYKHLSEEEIEKLTLEISGVKKVDSLAKEEILEEFHNIALAQDYITQGGIGYAKTVLEKALGTDQAAVIINRLTSSLQVRPFDFARKADAGQILNFIQNEHPQTIALILSYLDSAQAGQILSELPQEVQADIARRIAVMDSTSPEIINEVEQILERKLSATVTQDYTQTGGIEAVVDVLNGVDRATERTILDALEIQDPELAEEIKKRMFVFEDIVTLDNRAIQRVIRDCENEDLMLALKVSSDEVKEIVFKNMSKRMVETFQDEMEFMGPVRLRDVEEAQSRIVAIIRRLEEAGEIVIARGGGDDIIV, encoded by the coding sequence ATGGTAAGGAAAGACCAGAAAGAATTAACTGGAAAGCAAAAGGCAGCAATCCTCCTGATCTCACTCGGGCCAGATGTTTCAGCCTCTGTCTATAAGCATCTAAGTGAAGAGGAAATTGAGAAGCTTACGCTTGAAATATCAGGAGTCAAAAAAGTGGACTCCCTCGCAAAAGAAGAGATTTTAGAGGAATTTCACAATATTGCACTCGCGCAGGATTATATCACTCAAGGCGGTATAGGGTATGCCAAAACAGTGCTGGAAAAAGCGCTTGGCACCGACCAGGCGGCCGTGATCATAAATAGGTTAACATCGTCTTTGCAAGTAAGGCCATTTGATTTTGCGCGAAAAGCGGATGCTGGACAAATTCTCAACTTCATTCAAAATGAGCATCCACAAACAATTGCACTTATACTTTCTTATTTAGATTCGGCACAAGCCGGCCAGATTTTATCTGAACTGCCGCAAGAGGTCCAGGCTGATATTGCACGGCGTATCGCGGTGATGGACAGTACATCGCCGGAAATCATCAATGAGGTAGAACAGATTCTTGAAAGAAAGCTATCAGCTACTGTTACTCAGGACTATACGCAAACTGGCGGTATTGAGGCTGTTGTTGATGTATTGAACGGAGTGGACCGTGCAACCGAGCGCACGATACTGGATGCATTGGAAATTCAGGATCCTGAACTTGCTGAGGAAATCAAAAAGCGGATGTTCGTATTTGAAGATATTGTCACACTAGATAACCGTGCAATCCAGCGAGTGATAAGAGATTGTGAAAACGAAGATCTCATGCTTGCTCTTAAAGTTTCAAGTGATGAAGTGAAAGAAATTGTCTTTAAAAATATGTCTAAGCGTATGGTAGAAACCTTCCAGGATGAGATGGAATTTATGGGTCCTGTAAGGCTGCGTGATGTAGAGGAAGCACAGTCAAGGATTGTAGCCATTATCCGCCGTCTGGAAGAAGCAGGCGAAATCGTCATTGCCCGTGGCGGAGGAGATGATATCATTGTCTAG
- the fliH gene encoding flagellar assembly protein FliH: MISLSRLIKSQFTSTLPTEKKVISIRLLEASNQQEVPQVFTHTEDERRRILDEAAIEADNMLSRAREEAEQIRQQIHLEKQEWEHERSLLAEESRQLGFEQGYQEGRNQGYEEYRQTIMFAQETVDAAKRDYQSHIDSSEKVILDIGVKIAGKILGEKLAADEGFLTLVKRALKNSRDYKDIQLHVHPKHYQDLLAQKEELIAIFPKDIDFYIYPDDELEETSCIIESENGRVDASVDSQLEEIKNKLFEMLESEQ, translated from the coding sequence ATGATATCATTGTCTAGGCTTATCAAATCACAATTCACCAGTACTCTGCCTACAGAAAAGAAGGTCATCTCTATCCGGCTGTTAGAAGCATCAAATCAACAAGAGGTTCCACAAGTCTTCACTCATACTGAAGATGAAAGAAGGAGAATCTTGGACGAAGCTGCGATAGAAGCAGATAACATGTTGTCAAGGGCCAGGGAGGAAGCGGAGCAAATCCGTCAGCAAATTCATCTGGAAAAGCAAGAATGGGAGCATGAAAGATCTTTATTAGCAGAAGAATCCAGGCAGCTAGGCTTTGAGCAAGGCTATCAAGAAGGCCGAAATCAGGGTTACGAAGAGTACCGGCAAACAATCATGTTTGCTCAAGAAACAGTTGATGCGGCGAAACGGGATTACCAGAGTCATATTGACTCATCAGAAAAGGTCATTCTTGATATCGGAGTGAAAATCGCAGGAAAAATACTAGGGGAGAAACTAGCTGCAGATGAGGGGTTTCTTACCCTGGTAAAAAGAGCGTTAAAGAACTCCAGGGATTATAAGGATATTCAATTGCACGTACACCCTAAACACTACCAGGACCTGCTCGCCCAAAAAGAAGAATTGATTGCCATCTTTCCAAAGGATATTGATTTCTATATCTACCCGGATGACGAGCTTGAGGAGACATCTTGTATTATAGAATCTGAAAATGGCAGGGTCGACGCAAGTGTAGACAGCCAATTGGAAGAAATCAAAAATAAGCTGTTTGAAATGCTGGAGAGTGAACAATAG
- the fliI gene encoding flagellar protein export ATPase FliI, whose product MKAEDLIEHVDFLDSFKRYGRVKRVVGLMIESQGPESSIGDVCFIHVGTKKKRKIQAEVVGFKDENVILMPYTSLHDISPGSLVETTMKPLEIKAGPGLIGKVVDSLGNPLDHSSLPKGLASVPTEQDPPNPLSRPPISEPIEVGVRMIDSLLTVGSGQRVGIFAGSGVGKSTLLGMIARNTTADLNVIGLIGERGREVREFIERDLGPEGLKRSIVVVATSDQPALMRIKGAYTATAIAEYFRDKGLNVMLMMDSVTRVAMAQREVGLAVGEPPTTKGYTPSVFAILSRLLERTGTNEFGSITGFYTVLVDGDDMNEPIADTVRGILDGHFVLDRDLANKGQYPAVNVLKSISRIMNNIVSDDHVKAAERLRELLSTYINSEDLINIGAYKKGTSAEIDEAIMRYPHILNFLKQGTNEKVSINESVQALLQLVRKG is encoded by the coding sequence GTGAAGGCCGAGGATTTAATAGAACATGTCGATTTTTTGGATAGTTTTAAGCGGTATGGACGTGTTAAAAGAGTTGTTGGCTTGATGATTGAGTCCCAAGGACCTGAAAGTTCAATAGGGGATGTGTGCTTTATTCACGTAGGTACTAAGAAAAAGCGGAAAATCCAGGCGGAAGTTGTCGGTTTTAAAGATGAAAACGTCATTTTGATGCCGTATACATCTCTTCATGATATATCACCTGGAAGTCTCGTTGAAACGACAATGAAACCGCTTGAAATCAAAGCAGGACCGGGTTTGATCGGGAAAGTCGTTGATTCGTTAGGTAATCCATTGGATCATTCCAGCCTGCCAAAAGGATTGGCGTCAGTTCCTACAGAACAAGATCCACCCAACCCTTTGAGCAGACCGCCAATCTCAGAACCGATAGAAGTTGGAGTCAGGATGATTGACAGCCTGCTGACAGTTGGCAGCGGCCAGCGTGTTGGGATATTTGCTGGAAGTGGTGTCGGGAAGAGTACTTTGCTGGGAATGATTGCGCGAAATACAACTGCAGATCTAAATGTCATCGGGCTGATTGGTGAGCGGGGGCGTGAAGTCAGAGAGTTCATAGAACGTGATTTAGGCCCTGAAGGATTAAAGCGTTCAATCGTGGTTGTCGCAACATCAGACCAGCCTGCATTAATGAGGATCAAAGGAGCTTATACAGCAACAGCCATTGCAGAGTATTTCCGTGATAAAGGATTGAATGTCATGCTGATGATGGATTCTGTTACACGAGTAGCTATGGCGCAACGTGAAGTAGGTCTGGCAGTTGGAGAACCTCCAACAACGAAAGGTTACACACCTTCAGTGTTCGCCATCCTATCGAGGCTTCTTGAAAGGACTGGGACGAATGAATTTGGATCCATAACAGGCTTCTATACTGTCCTTGTTGATGGAGATGACATGAATGAGCCTATTGCTGACACAGTGCGAGGAATCCTTGATGGTCACTTTGTATTAGACAGGGATCTTGCCAATAAAGGCCAGTACCCTGCAGTGAACGTATTAAAAAGCATCAGCCGGATCATGAACAATATTGTCAGTGATGATCATGTTAAAGCGGCTGAGAGATTAAGAGAATTATTAAGCACTTATATTAATTCAGAGGATTTAATTAATATTGGGGCATATAAAAAAGGCACATCTGCCGAGATTGATGAAGCCATTATGAGATACCCTCATATACTTAATTTCTTAAAACAAGGTACTAATGAGAAAGTCTCAATTAATGAGAGTGTTCAGGCGTTATTGCAGTTAGTAAGGAAAGGTTGA
- the fliJ gene encoding flagellar export protein FliJ produces MRYQYKFDKILSLKSREKDEAQVVYQDSVKKFEEAADRLYHLLKKKEDLESFQSDRLLGGLPVQEIRHHQQFIGNLEKSIAHYQKVVMNARNIMNYQQVQLMEKNQEVKKYEKIKEKDHLQFLADAKYAESRMMDEVSIQQYMNREIR; encoded by the coding sequence ATGCGGTATCAATACAAGTTTGATAAGATCCTTTCACTCAAGTCGAGAGAAAAGGACGAAGCTCAAGTCGTATACCAGGATTCGGTCAAAAAATTCGAAGAGGCTGCCGACAGACTCTATCATCTATTGAAGAAAAAAGAGGACCTTGAGAGTTTCCAATCAGACCGGCTGCTAGGTGGTTTGCCAGTCCAGGAGATACGACACCATCAACAGTTTATCGGCAATCTTGAAAAATCGATTGCCCACTATCAAAAAGTCGTCATGAATGCGAGAAACATCATGAATTATCAACAAGTGCAGCTGATGGAAAAAAATCAGGAAGTAAAAAAGTATGAAAAAATCAAAGAGAAAGACCATCTTCAATTTCTGGCAGATGCAAAGTATGCAGAAAGCAGGATGATGGACGAAGTCTCGATTCAGCAATATATGAACCGGGAAATTAGGTGA
- a CDS encoding MotE family protein has product MAQSLEEKESQDVNKFQWFLYVIAIPTLFAIVIALVALSFLGINIFETAKEIGGKVPVISQYVKEERQPSIEEFEKDIISLEAEIKDREAKMEQLQSKIDSKDTLLKRMELEKTQLQAQIEELTAIQEENKRAFREIVKTYETMSAKSAAPIISKMDTDEAVKILTNIKPESLAAIMEKLPAEEAAKYTELLTNETNGN; this is encoded by the coding sequence ATGGCACAGAGCTTGGAGGAAAAAGAAAGTCAGGATGTAAATAAGTTTCAGTGGTTTTTGTACGTGATCGCAATACCAACCTTGTTTGCGATTGTTATTGCTTTGGTTGCGCTTTCGTTTCTGGGGATTAATATTTTTGAAACAGCAAAGGAAATCGGCGGGAAAGTGCCCGTCATTTCTCAGTACGTAAAGGAAGAAAGGCAGCCATCCATAGAAGAATTTGAAAAAGATATCATCAGCCTGGAAGCAGAAATTAAAGACCGAGAAGCAAAAATGGAACAACTGCAGTCTAAAATTGACAGCAAGGATACTCTGCTTAAACGGATGGAGCTGGAAAAAACACAGCTGCAAGCACAAATAGAGGAATTGACTGCTATCCAGGAAGAAAACAAGCGAGCCTTCCGGGAAATCGTCAAAACCTATGAAACGATGTCAGCAAAGAGTGCCGCTCCAATCATTTCAAAAATGGACACGGATGAAGCGGTGAAGATTCTGACAAACATTAAGCCAGAATCACTTGCTGCCATAATGGAAAAGCTACCAGCCGAAGAAGCGGCAAAATATACAGAATTATTGACAAACGAAACGAACGGGAATTAG
- a CDS encoding flagellar hook-length control protein FliK: MEIGGLGFFNTVAAGQQKVSGKTGNEGSFAGLLSTVLAGKAAPIDTSVTAQGNKNLESLGALAEIINVKDLLDLEDGVKMLDVLNSDSGNLLSKALSHFGINNEEMQLFIQKWSGTDEGDLANASEDELLASLAAILTGIANQPGNELLVKLEQKDVQALKALKLFELMTRYADGQDFKNSDSIKESMKNLGEALKNLIETNKANSNAEYLQKRFTQLAGDLNLASSKKITFQENSSGLKTDGPAGAVAYLPQMTKAEQLMLSMNSPERPVSPEQLMKQFESILSKSQFMNSGGTQKLFIKLFPEHLGSIRIELFQRDQTMMARIITTSGTAKETLESQINGLKQAFAAQNLSVDRIEVTQQQAQQERFLNRDSGQQERQPDRGQHEKKEEKGDFNLTFEEALLNTEV; encoded by the coding sequence ATGGAAATAGGGGGTCTTGGATTTTTTAATACCGTTGCCGCTGGACAACAGAAAGTATCCGGAAAGACAGGAAATGAAGGAAGTTTTGCCGGGTTGTTGTCAACAGTCTTAGCTGGAAAAGCAGCCCCAATTGATACGAGTGTAACTGCTCAAGGCAATAAAAACCTGGAAAGTCTAGGTGCTTTGGCAGAAATCATTAACGTAAAGGACCTTTTAGATCTGGAAGATGGAGTAAAGATGCTGGATGTATTGAATTCAGACTCTGGGAATCTATTAAGTAAGGCATTATCTCATTTTGGAATTAATAATGAAGAAATGCAGCTTTTCATTCAAAAGTGGTCCGGTACTGATGAAGGAGATTTAGCGAATGCATCTGAAGATGAACTACTGGCTTCTTTAGCGGCAATCCTAACTGGAATCGCCAACCAACCCGGAAATGAGTTATTAGTGAAGCTAGAACAAAAGGATGTGCAAGCATTAAAGGCATTAAAGCTATTTGAACTAATGACCAGATATGCTGATGGACAGGATTTTAAGAACTCTGATTCTATTAAGGAATCGATGAAAAATCTTGGTGAAGCATTAAAGAACCTTATAGAAACAAATAAAGCTAATTCTAATGCGGAATATTTACAAAAACGGTTTACCCAGTTAGCCGGCGACCTAAACCTTGCAAGCTCAAAAAAAATAACTTTTCAAGAGAATAGCTCGGGTTTAAAGACAGACGGTCCAGCAGGAGCAGTTGCTTATCTGCCACAGATGACAAAGGCTGAACAGTTGATGTTATCGATGAATAGTCCGGAAAGGCCAGTTTCACCTGAACAATTAATGAAGCAATTTGAATCGATTCTTTCAAAATCGCAATTTATGAACAGTGGGGGAACACAAAAATTATTCATCAAATTATTCCCTGAGCACCTGGGCAGCATCCGGATAGAGCTTTTCCAGAGGGACCAAACGATGATGGCCAGAATCATAACTACCTCCGGTACAGCTAAGGAAACGCTGGAATCCCAAATCAATGGTCTCAAACAAGCATTTGCAGCGCAAAACCTTTCAGTAGACAGGATTGAAGTGACTCAGCAGCAGGCCCAGCAAGAGCGATTCCTGAATAGGGATTCCGGGCAGCAGGAGAGGCAGCCAGACAGAGGGCAGCACGAAAAGAAAGAAGAAAAAGGCGATTTTAACCTTACCTTCGAAGAAGCACTGCTAAATACTGAAGTATAG
- the flgD gene encoding flagellar hook assembly protein FlgD: protein MVNTINSSYLLSNLQKGRKAGSDILGKDDFLKILMTQLQNQDPLNPMQDKDFIAQMATFSTLEQITNMGKSIDRFVQAEQQNKMISYSQFVGKEITWHKIDAANGQETIQQGTGKVASVQFKEDTVSFILEDGTVLEPANISQINELSSENHMLQASMLIGKTITYLDENKQEKSANVLSVSFKNGKTSYLLDDENNTSIISSQITKIQ, encoded by the coding sequence ATGGTGAATACGATTAACTCTTCTTATCTGCTGTCGAATCTTCAAAAGGGCAGGAAAGCCGGTTCAGACATTCTTGGGAAAGATGATTTTTTAAAAATCCTGATGACCCAGCTCCAGAACCAGGATCCTTTGAATCCGATGCAGGATAAAGATTTTATAGCCCAAATGGCAACATTTTCGACACTTGAGCAAATCACTAATATGGGGAAATCAATCGACCGATTTGTACAGGCTGAACAGCAAAATAAAATGATTTCCTACAGCCAGTTTGTGGGCAAGGAAATTACCTGGCATAAGATTGATGCTGCAAATGGCCAGGAAACGATTCAACAAGGAACTGGAAAGGTAGCCTCTGTCCAGTTTAAGGAAGATACCGTTTCATTTATTCTTGAGGATGGCACTGTCCTGGAACCTGCGAATATTTCACAGATCAATGAGCTATCAAGTGAAAATCATATGTTGCAGGCGAGCATGTTAATTGGGAAAACAATTACCTATCTTGATGAAAATAAACAAGAAAAATCAGCTAATGTCCTGTCTGTTTCATTTAAGAATGGTAAAACATCCTATTTACTAGATGATGAGAATAATACGAGCATCATTTCTTCACAGATAACCAAAATTCAATAG
- a CDS encoding TIGR02530 family flagellar biosynthesis protein gives MDKTNFRPIHSLPVNRTHQKPVKANKLTQTPFSLQLQSAIQSKSGLTISKHATERLEQRGINISQERWNRIEEKVSQAKAKGVSDSLVLLNDAALIVSAKNNTVITAMGRQEAAEQIFNNINGTIVMEN, from the coding sequence ATGGATAAAACAAATTTTCGTCCAATTCATTCACTGCCTGTTAACAGGACTCACCAAAAACCTGTGAAAGCCAACAAGTTAACGCAAACACCTTTTTCCTTGCAATTGCAAAGTGCAATCCAATCAAAGAGTGGACTAACAATTAGTAAGCATGCTACGGAACGACTGGAGCAGCGTGGAATTAACATTTCCCAGGAGCGCTGGAACAGGATTGAGGAAAAAGTTAGTCAGGCCAAGGCAAAGGGCGTGAGTGATTCGCTAGTTCTGCTGAATGACGCGGCGCTGATTGTCAGTGCAAAAAACAACACGGTCATTACAGCTATGGGAAGACAGGAAGCAGCGGAACAAATTTTCAACAATATAAATGGAACGATTGTTATGGAAAATTAA
- a CDS encoding flagellar hook protein FlgE, translating into MLRSMYSGISGMKNFQTKLDVIGNNIANVNTYGFKKGRVTFKDTMNQTISGASAATENKGGKNPMQVGLGSTIATIDMIDTQSSLQTTGRALDLAISGDGYFVVKQGQSQMYTRAGNFYLDDNGTLVTGDGLKVQSYNQIGQLEDITVNVNALLPAKQTTELVMKGNLPKDAKGNSELLQQIKVVDDQGIEHVIDLKISPVDASNGSWKLAFTDKSITVDSNNPNANVVEQTITIPDYNPANPPADLSITLKVNDGSNGVRNLTVQMPIKELTKEGGSMDANAYPDGNTQGALESFNIGSTGEINGVFSNGLVLTLGQLALAKFSNPSGLSKIGNNTFQESVNSGTANINVPGEGRGSIAAGALEMSNVDLSEEFTEMITAQRGFQANTRIITTSDEILQELVNLKR; encoded by the coding sequence ATGCTTCGTTCAATGTACTCAGGAATCAGTGGAATGAAAAACTTCCAAACAAAACTTGACGTAATCGGCAACAATATTGCCAATGTAAATACATACGGTTTCAAAAAGGGCCGTGTTACTTTTAAGGATACTATGAATCAAACCATCTCTGGAGCAAGTGCTGCTACAGAGAACAAGGGCGGAAAGAACCCGATGCAGGTAGGTCTGGGCTCCACAATTGCGACCATCGATATGATTGACACTCAATCAAGCTTGCAAACTACCGGACGCGCGCTGGACCTTGCCATTTCAGGCGATGGCTATTTTGTTGTAAAACAAGGGCAATCCCAGATGTATACACGTGCTGGAAACTTCTATCTGGATGATAACGGGACACTTGTTACGGGTGATGGATTGAAAGTTCAATCCTATAATCAAATCGGTCAGTTAGAAGATATAACTGTTAACGTTAATGCATTGTTGCCTGCGAAGCAGACGACTGAATTAGTAATGAAGGGTAACCTTCCGAAGGACGCGAAGGGCAATTCAGAATTACTTCAGCAAATCAAGGTAGTGGATGATCAAGGTATTGAGCACGTAATCGATTTGAAAATCTCGCCTGTGGATGCTTCTAATGGCTCTTGGAAGTTAGCTTTTACTGACAAGTCAATCACTGTTGATTCTAACAACCCAAATGCAAATGTTGTTGAGCAAACAATTACAATTCCGGATTATAACCCTGCCAATCCGCCTGCAGATTTGTCTATCACCCTTAAGGTTAATGACGGGAGTAATGGTGTAAGGAACCTAACTGTACAAATGCCAATTAAGGAGTTAACTAAAGAAGGCGGCAGCATGGACGCGAACGCTTACCCTGACGGCAACACCCAAGGAGCACTTGAAAGCTTCAACATTGGGTCAACTGGTGAAATCAATGGAGTCTTTTCAAATGGTCTAGTATTGACGCTTGGACAGCTTGCGCTTGCTAAATTCAGCAATCCATCAGGGCTTTCCAAGATAGGGAATAACACTTTCCAGGAGTCAGTCAACTCGGGTACAGCCAATATCAATGTTCCTGGGGAAGGAAGGGGATCCATTGCGGCTGGAGCACTTGAAATGTCCAATGTAGACCTTTCAGAAGAGTTCACCGAAATGATCACGGCTCAGCGTGGTTTCCAGGCAAATACCAGAATCATTACAACATCTGATGAAATCCTCCAGGAGCTCGTAAACTTAAAACGATAG